The following is a genomic window from Corynebacterium incognita.
AGGTAAGCCAGAGTAGGTATCCGCGGAAGTACTTGTCATTCGTGCTCACATGCCCTTCTTCGCGCTTGAGGTGGCCCACAAAATCGGCGAACATCAGAGATACGCCGTTCCATACGCCAAGAATGGAGGAGAAGGCGGCCGCCAGGAATCCGAGAAGGTAGATCTTGGCAATGGCTGCGCCGTACCGGTCTTCCAAGACTCCGGCCAAGTCCACTAGGCCGCTATCGCCATTGGACACGGCAATATTGGCGGAGTGCAGCAAGTCAGCGCCAATAATGAGCATCGAAATCACAAAAATTCCGGTCAGGGCATAGGCGATGGCGTTATCCACGCGCATGATGTTCATCCACTGTGGGCCATGCCATCCCTTTTGCTGGAACCAATAGCCATAGGCAGCAAGAGTGACTGTGCCGCCGATGCCGCCCGCAAGCGACATGACGTAAACCAGCGACCCGTCGGGCATGGTCGGAACCAACCCGGCAAGGATCTCCGGTATGTGCCCCAGGGAGAGCGTCGAGATACCCACCACGGTAAAGAACATGACAGCAACCATGAGTGACATGAGTTTCTCAATGAGTCCATATCGTCCCACCCACGCCAACACTAGGCACACGAGGCCACCGACGATGGCCCACATCGTGATGCTGGTCCCCGGCAACAGCGCTGCCATCGCTAGGCCTACTCCGGATGTGCCAGCTGCACCGTAAACGAATCCCCAGATAATCAAATAGGGGCCGAAATACCATGCCGTCCATTGGCCTAAGGAGCGCCAACCATGGAAGATGGTGCTGTCTGTGGCAAGGCTGTACCGTCCAACGCCCTCGACAAGGATAATTTTCATCACCGTTCCCACGATGCACGCCCAGAGTAGCGCGTGCCCATATTTTTGCCCGGCAATGAGCGTTGCCACTAGGTCGGCGCCGCCGACGCCGGTTGCCGCCGCGACAATTCCAGGCCCCAGTTGGCGCCAATTCTTGCGCACTTCCAGTTGCTGACTCGCCATGGTTTCCCCTTAGTGTGGCGAACCTTATATTTTTTGCCAGGGTAGCGCAGCTTCACATAGGCCGCGGAGAAATCGCAGGAATTTTCCTTGCATTGTCCTCCACCCTTGTTGGATATCGCCGCTACTAATAGGTGAAGCGTCGTCCTTCTTCGCCTTGTTCCATCTCAGCGCCCTACCCTGGATCCGAACTTATCGATTACTTAGATGGGAAACATGAATAATCGCGTTGTCTCGATTGCTCTGTCGTTTGTAGGCCTCCTGGTGGGTGCCGGTTTTGCCACGGGCCAGGAGGTTGTTCAATACTTCACCTCCTTCGGCATGATGGGCGTGTGGGGAACCATCGTCGCCGGTGCCATCATGACCTTGGCCGGCACAGTCTTCCTCCAGCTCGGCAGTTATTTCCACGCCGCGGAGCACAACACGGTGTTCCGGCAGGTCACCCACCCCATTATTTCGAAGCTTCTCGACGTTTCTGTCATCATCACCTTGTTCGCCGTCGGGTTCGTCATGCTCGCCGGTGCTGGTTCCAACATGGAGCAGCAGTTTGGTTGGCCTACTTGGGCCGGCTCGACTCTCATGTTGGTGCTCGTCATCTTGACCGGCATGCTCGACGTCAACAAGGTTTCCAAGGTGATTGGTGCTCTCACTCCATCTGTCATCATCGCTGTGCTGGGCGTTGGCATTTACACTGCCTTCAACCTTCCTGACGACATTGGTCGCGCTGTTGAGGTCTCGGCGCAGGTGGAGTCGCCGATCTCTCACTGGTTGGTTTCTGCGTTGAACTACAACGGTCTGGCCTTGATTCTCGCGGTGTCGATGACGTTGGTTATTGGTGGCGATCAGCTTAACCCGCGGGAGGCGGGGCGCGGCGGCATTGTGGGTGGCGTCATCTACTCGGTGATGATGCTCATCTCCATGTTTGCGCTCATCGTGAACGCTGAGAAGATTCAGGGCACGGACATCCCCATGCTGACGCTTGTCGACGCCCTGCATCCCGCCCTGGGCGTTGTCATGGCGGTCATCATTTTCTTGATGATTTTCAATACCGCGATCGGCATGTTCTACGCGCTGGGTAAGCGCTTGTCGGCAGGTCGTGAGGACCGCTACCCAGTGATTTTCATTATCGGTTGCTTGGCTGGATATGCGGTGAGCTTTGCCGGCTTCAAGGCCCTCATGCAATACGTGTACCCGGTCATCGGCTACATCGGCATCGTGATGATTGTTGTTCTCGTCGTGGCATGGCTGAAGTCCTTTTCTGAAATCAAGGACGAGGCCGTGCGCCGCGACCGGTTGACTGCGTTGCTTCACCTCAAGCTGCATCCTGACAAGGAATACAGCGAGGGCTACGATTCCGTCATTGGCGAGGAGCTCGTGGCCTCGAATATGGAGCGTGACGTCCTGTATGACTCAGTCATCGAAGAGGTGGCCAGCGAACTCGATGCTGACGACGATAGCGACTTCAGTAAGGACGAGTTCGAACCGCAGGGCGTGGAGGCATACCTCAAGGATGAGGGCGAGAACAAGAAGTCCTAAGCGCTCGTACAATGGCGGACATGTATATCGCAGATGCAGAACGTTATTCCGCCATGCCGTATCGCCGAGTCGGTCACTCGGGGCTCAAACTCCCAGCCATTTCCCTCGGTTTGTGGCACAACTTTGGCGACGACACGCCCTTGGACCGCCAGCAGGCGATCCTCCGTCGCGCATTTGACCGTGGTGTGACCCACTTTGACCTGGCTAACAACTATGGTCCCCAGCCCGGCGCGGCGGAGGAGAACTTTGGCAAGGTTGTGGCCCGCGATTTCGCTCCATACCGCGATGAAATGATCATCTCTTCCAAGGCGGGGTGGGTGATGAACGATTCGCCCTATGGTTTCGGCGGCTCCCGCAAATACCTGATGAGTTCCTTGGACGCTTCTCTGCGCCGCATGGGGCTGGACTACGTGGACATCTTCTACCATCACCGTCCAGACCCGGACACGCCTCTTGAAGAAACCATGTATGCCCTTCGGGACATCGTCGCCTCCGGCAAGGCACTGTACGCGGGCATTAGCTCGTATGGGTCAGAATTGACTCGGGAGGCTGCGGAGATGATGGCGGAGGAGGGGTGCCCGCTGCTCATTCACCAGCCGAGCTATTCCATTGTTAATCGCTGGGTGGAAGAACCCGGCACGGAGGGCACTTCGCTGTTGCAGCAGGCCGCTGACTCCGGGCTCGGTGTTATCGCTTTTTCGCCTTTGGCGCAGGGCATGCTGACCGACCGCTACCTGGATGGAATTCCGGAGGACTCCCGCGCGGCTGCGGGGAAATCACTGAAGCCGGACTGGCTTAACGAGCAGAACCTCGCCATGATCCGCACTCTCCATGGCATTGCAGAGGATAGGGGGCAGTCGCTGGCGCAGATGGCGCTGGCGTGGATCTTGCGTGACCAGGGGCCGGAGACCGTGACTAGCGCGCTCGTGGGCGCGTCCTCGGTGGAGCAGCTCGACCAAAACCTTGACGCCTTGAAGAACCTTGAGTTCAGTGACTCCGAGCTCAAGGCGATTGACGACGCCGCTCACGATGCTGGAATCAACATCTGGGGTGCCGCCACAGCGTCTCGCACTCACGCTTAGAATCGCAGTAGTTTCACCATCAGCACGAGCATCACAATGCCGATGATGATGTTGATGATGCGCCACACGCGCGGGCGCGCGAGCACGTGGGAGAAGCGGGAAGCAGTAATGCCGAGGAAGGGGAACCAGAAGCAGCTCGCGGCTAACGCCCCGGTGGCGAAGACCCAGCGGTCGGGGTAGGTGTTGGCGATTGAGCCAAGCATCATGACCACGTCGATGTAGGCGCCGGGGTTGAGCCACGTAAACGCGATGGCGGCCAGCGCTGGCTTGACCCAGGTGCGCGCGTTCTTCTGTTTCACCGCAAGGGTGGTGCTGCCCCCAGTCGGCGCTACTTCCTCAGGCTCTACCTCTTCCATGGTGAGTGCTTCTTCCTGGGACTGGAAGGCCTCCCGGAAACTGCTGAAGGCGAAGTATCCCATGTAGATCACGCCAATCCACTTCAGGGCGGTAAACATCCAGGGCAGCTTTTCTACGAGCGCGCCGACGCCCGCCGTTCCTCCGAAAATCAACAGAACGTCGGAGACAATGCAGATGAGAAGGACGGCGAGCAGGCCCTCCTTGCGGATGCCCTGCTTAATGATGAGGGCGTTCTGCGGACCAATGGCCACAATCAGTGAAAGTCCCAACGCGAAGCCGGCGAGAAAAGTCATAGGAATAATGTGGCTGAACTGAAAGATTTAGTCCAGTTAAGGAATCTTAACGTGGTTTAGAATAGCTTCATGAACCCCGTGCATTTGGATACGCTTCTCGCGATTGTTGATGAAGGTAGCTTTGACATTGCCGCCGCTGTGCTGGGTGTTTCCCCGTCCGCGGTGAGCCAGCGGATCAAGGCTTTGGAGACATCCACGGGGCGGGTCTTGCTACGTCGTGCGACGCCCGTCACAGCCACGGAAGCTGGCGAGGTACTCGTTCAGGCCGCGCGCCGCATGGCGTTGGTGCAGGCGGAGACCGATGCGCGCCTGCAGGAGCGGCTGTCGCGGGTGCCCTTGAACGTGGCGGTGAACTCCGGTTCTTTGGCTACGTGGTTCCGCCCAGTGTTTCGGGACATGGCAGCCTCTGGCCGAGCGGCGCTGCGCATCCGCATCGAGGACGAGGACCGTACGCTGGCCATGCTCCGGCGTGGCGACGTCCTAGGGGCCATCACCCGGGAGGAGCAGCCGGTGTCGGGCTGCGAGTCCACCCCGCTCGGGGTGATGCGTTACCGCGCCGTCGCTGCGCCGGCCCTGGCCCGCGCGTTTCGCACGAATGAAGGCGTGAACTGGCAGGAGATCCCCATCGTCATGTACGGCCCCAACGACGCCGTGCTGGATGCCGCGATGCGGGACCGCTTCATAGATAGCCACGTCGCGCGCCACCGCGTGTCGCAGGTGCCGTCCTCGGAAGGTTATCTCGAAGCGGTGGTGGCGGGTATGGGCTGGGGCCTCATCCCGGACTTGCAGGCGGTGGAGGGGTTGGAGGTGCTTGACGACGCCCCCTTGGACGTCCCGCTGTACTGGCAGCGGTGGCGTCTGGAGTCCGAGGTGCTTGAGCTGCTCACGCGTTCGGTGGACCGCGCCGCTAAGCAGCTACGGTCTGGAATGGCTCCGGGTTTTTGACCTCTTCGCCCGGCAACACCGGCACGGGGGAGTAGGCGCCCTCTGCGAAGGGGGAGCCGCCGAAGCACTCTCGGTCGTGCGGCTCGGCCACCCACGCCATGTCAGGGCCCACGGGCACGACCTGGGTCGGATTAATTTCTTTGTGCACGATGAAGTAGTGCTGTTTGATTTCCGTGAAGTCCGTGGTGTCGCCGAATCCCGGAAGCTGGAACAGCTCTTGGGTGAAGCCACGGAGATGTGGCATTTCCGCGATCGTGTTCCGGGAACACTTGAAATGCGAGTAGTACACCGGATCGAAGCGGATGAGAGTGACCCACAATCGGATGTCGGCCTCCGTGAGGTGGTCACCCACCAGGTAGCGCTGGTGGCCTAGGCGTTCCTCGGCCCAGTCGAGGGCTTCCCACATCTGGTGGTAGGCCTCTTCGTAGGCGGATTGTTCCCCGGCGAAGCCGCACCGGTAGACGCCGTTGTTGATGGTGTCGAAGATATAGTCATTGACTTCGTCGATTTCAGCGGCAAGCGCGGCGGGGTAGAGGTCCGGGGTGTTTTCGGGCTTGAGATCCTCACCTTGGGTGATGAAATCCCGCACGAGGGCGCGGTAGTCATTGGTGAGGATGCGCCCGGACGGGACGTCGACAAGCGAAGGAACGGTGATTCCGCGCGAGTAATCGGGAAAGCGCGCGAGGAACGCGTCGTGGAGTCGGGGGATCTTGAGGACCGGATCGAGTCCGTCGGGATCGAGATCGAAACGCCAGGAACGAACGTCGTGGGTGGGTCCGGCGAGGCCGAGGGAGATGGCGTTTTCGAGCCCCATGAGGCGGCGAACGATGACGGCGCGGTGCGCCCACGGGCAGGCTCGCGCCGCGATAAGCCGGTAGCGGCCTGCTTCGAAGGGCCACAGTGTCGTGCCGTTGTCGAGAGTGGTTGCCTCGGTCACGGAAGAGGAAATCCGGTCACTGATGTAGTTGGTGTCGCGCACGAACTCCCCGGTGGAAGCGTTTTTGGGGTCTCCTGTCCAGTCCGACATGTGTCCCCATCCCATCTTTGTTGGCGTATCAACATAATGTACTCTGTGGCACTTTGTTTGACAACTATCCGCCGCTCGTAGTGTGTCGATTCCTGCAGGGTCGTGGCGTTTTGCCCTACATTGGGTTTATGAGTTTATTTGGAAAAGGCTCCGACAAATCGCAAGAACCAACCAACGACACCTCCCGCAACCCGTTTGATCGCGAACCGGTAGACCGCGCGCCTTCTGCTGATAAGGCGGACGGCGACATGGATGTCCCTACCTACCGTGGGGAGACCGGGACCGACGTTTATTCCCGCGCCGGCCGTACCGCTCCGCAGACGGTGGAACCACACAGTGCTACTCAGGGTTCGACCCCTGGCGGCCGCGGCGATAATGCTGAGACTACCGCGTTCCCGTCCTCCGGCGAGCGCGCTGATGCGCCTGGCGACGTCGCGTCTACCTCCCGCCCGGCGGGTGCCAACGGTGCGGCGAACGCTTCCGGTGCACCTCACACCTCCGTCTACCGCCCGAAGCCCGCTGCGGATGCTTCCCAGTACTCCGCCGGCGATTACGGTGACCGCGACTTCGCGCCCGCCGCCGGCGCTGCTGCCGGTGGAGCGACTGCCGGTGGGGCAACCTCCGCCGCGCAGCCTCAGGAGACCATGAACTTCTCCCGCGACGACCGCGCGGCAAGCGCGCAGCAACCGACCCAGCAGTTCGCATCGAGCGACCTGCACACCTCTGAGCAGCCCGCTGCCAATGCTTATCAAGATCCGAACCGCACCTCCGGGATCGTCGGTGCCGGCGCTGCCGGTGCTGGCGCCTCTGGTGCGGGTGCCGTCGCCACGCAGGACTACGACCAATCCTCCTTTGGGCACGAGGACGACCGTGCCGCAGTAGACCGCCGCGACCTCGATGACGCCGCTGTGGACCCCAAGGCGGGTCGTCGCGGCAC
Proteins encoded in this region:
- a CDS encoding Nramp family divalent metal transporter — protein: MASQQLEVRKNWRQLGPGIVAAATGVGGADLVATLIAGQKYGHALLWACIVGTVMKIILVEGVGRYSLATDSTIFHGWRSLGQWTAWYFGPYLIIWGFVYGAAGTSGVGLAMAALLPGTSITMWAIVGGLVCLVLAWVGRYGLIEKLMSLMVAVMFFTVVGISTLSLGHIPEILAGLVPTMPDGSLVYVMSLAGGIGGTVTLAAYGYWFQQKGWHGPQWMNIMRVDNAIAYALTGIFVISMLIIGADLLHSANIAVSNGDSGLVDLAGVLEDRYGAAIAKIYLLGFLAAAFSSILGVWNGVSLMFADFVGHLKREEGHVSTNDKYFRGYLLWLTFPPMLLHLLGKPTGLVITYGVMGALFMPFLAITLLLLLNRREMGAWKNGWAMNLSLGAVATIFVVVGAEQLIGEFSG
- a CDS encoding YkvI family membrane protein — encoded protein: MNNRVVSIALSFVGLLVGAGFATGQEVVQYFTSFGMMGVWGTIVAGAIMTLAGTVFLQLGSYFHAAEHNTVFRQVTHPIISKLLDVSVIITLFAVGFVMLAGAGSNMEQQFGWPTWAGSTLMLVLVILTGMLDVNKVSKVIGALTPSVIIAVLGVGIYTAFNLPDDIGRAVEVSAQVESPISHWLVSALNYNGLALILAVSMTLVIGGDQLNPREAGRGGIVGGVIYSVMMLISMFALIVNAEKIQGTDIPMLTLVDALHPALGVVMAVIIFLMIFNTAIGMFYALGKRLSAGREDRYPVIFIIGCLAGYAVSFAGFKALMQYVYPVIGYIGIVMIVVLVVAWLKSFSEIKDEAVRRDRLTALLHLKLHPDKEYSEGYDSVIGEELVASNMERDVLYDSVIEEVASELDADDDSDFSKDEFEPQGVEAYLKDEGENKKS
- the mgrA gene encoding L-glyceraldehyde 3-phosphate reductase, whose product is MADMYIADAERYSAMPYRRVGHSGLKLPAISLGLWHNFGDDTPLDRQQAILRRAFDRGVTHFDLANNYGPQPGAAEENFGKVVARDFAPYRDEMIISSKAGWVMNDSPYGFGGSRKYLMSSLDASLRRMGLDYVDIFYHHRPDPDTPLEETMYALRDIVASGKALYAGISSYGSELTREAAEMMAEEGCPLLIHQPSYSIVNRWVEEPGTEGTSLLQQAADSGLGVIAFSPLAQGMLTDRYLDGIPEDSRAAAGKSLKPDWLNEQNLAMIRTLHGIAEDRGQSLAQMALAWILRDQGPETVTSALVGASSVEQLDQNLDALKNLEFSDSELKAIDDAAHDAGINIWGAATASRTHA
- a CDS encoding LysE/ArgO family amino acid transporter translates to MTFLAGFALGLSLIVAIGPQNALIIKQGIRKEGLLAVLLICIVSDVLLIFGGTAGVGALVEKLPWMFTALKWIGVIYMGYFAFSSFREAFQSQEEALTMEEVEPEEVAPTGGSTTLAVKQKNARTWVKPALAAIAFTWLNPGAYIDVVMMLGSIANTYPDRWVFATGALAASCFWFPFLGITASRFSHVLARPRVWRIINIIIGIVMLVLMVKLLRF
- a CDS encoding ArgP/LysG family DNA-binding transcriptional regulator; protein product: MNPVHLDTLLAIVDEGSFDIAAAVLGVSPSAVSQRIKALETSTGRVLLRRATPVTATEAGEVLVQAARRMALVQAETDARLQERLSRVPLNVAVNSGSLATWFRPVFRDMAASGRAALRIRIEDEDRTLAMLRRGDVLGAITREEQPVSGCESTPLGVMRYRAVAAPALARAFRTNEGVNWQEIPIVMYGPNDAVLDAAMRDRFIDSHVARHRVSQVPSSEGYLEAVVAGMGWGLIPDLQAVEGLEVLDDAPLDVPLYWQRWRLESEVLELLTRSVDRAAKQLRSGMAPGF
- a CDS encoding glutathione S-transferase family protein, which encodes MSDWTGDPKNASTGEFVRDTNYISDRISSSVTEATTLDNGTTLWPFEAGRYRLIAARACPWAHRAVIVRRLMGLENAISLGLAGPTHDVRSWRFDLDPDGLDPVLKIPRLHDAFLARFPDYSRGITVPSLVDVPSGRILTNDYRALVRDFITQGEDLKPENTPDLYPAALAAEIDEVNDYIFDTINNGVYRCGFAGEQSAYEEAYHQMWEALDWAEERLGHQRYLVGDHLTEADIRLWVTLIRFDPVYYSHFKCSRNTIAEMPHLRGFTQELFQLPGFGDTTDFTEIKQHYFIVHKEINPTQVVPVGPDMAWVAEPHDRECFGGSPFAEGAYSPVPVLPGEEVKNPEPFQTVAA
- a CDS encoding DoxX family protein codes for the protein MSLFGKGSDKSQEPTNDTSRNPFDREPVDRAPSADKADGDMDVPTYRGETGTDVYSRAGRTAPQTVEPHSATQGSTPGGRGDNAETTAFPSSGERADAPGDVASTSRPAGANGAANASGAPHTSVYRPKPAADASQYSAGDYGDRDFAPAAGAAAGGATAGGATSAAQPQETMNFSRDDRAASAQQPTQQFASSDLHTSEQPAANAYQDPNRTSGIVGAGAAGAGASGAGAVATQDYDQSSFGHEDDRAAVDRRDLDDAAVDPKAGRRGTIDFGLLFVRLALGVYLIIAGASTFFGLGASEGLSGLEGEFADYAMPEVLAIAVPTMQLVAGVFLVLGLVTPLAAAIGLVVTGFMAIHRLAQSDAGLNIFDWPEAMWLSVILFVIAVALQFTGPGFISLDFNRSWARRPLATSWIFVVIAVAALVAIWWFLAAVNPLG